ATCGCGGCAGTGCATGCGGGTTGGCGCGGGACTGCGCTCAATGTCGTGGCCGAGGCGCTGAAAGAGATGACGCGCGCTTATGGCACTGATCCCGCGGACTGCGTCGCCGCGATCGGTCCCTGCATCTGCGGCGCGTGCTATGAGGTGGGTCGCGAGGTCGAGGAGGCCATGGCTGCTCTGGGGCTCGGCGACTCGTGGCGTGCGGGTTCCAATCGTGCGGATCTGCGTCTAGCTAACGCGGCCCTGCTGGAAAGGGCCGGGGTCCTCCGATCGAACATCGAGATCCTCAAGGAGTGCACCCGCTGTGACACCCGCTTTGCCTCGTTCCGCCGTGATGGCGGTCTGGGGCGCCAGGTCAATTTCATCGCAATAATCAATGATTAGCGCCTTCTTCCTAACCCTCTCCCCTCGAGGGAGAGGGGAGGGTGAGGGGCAAATTTGTCCCATTTTTCGGTTGCCTACAGCCCCTCCGATAATGTACAAATCGCGCATTATACGACACCCTTAATAAGGAAAGGACTTGTATATGACCGCCATAACGAACGCAGTGATGACGCCGAACGCATTCATGTTTCAACTCGGCCAGGCCTGCCCGCACCTCGGGACATGGCCGAGCTGGATCTCCCCGGGGACTGGAAATTTCGGATATCAATTCGTTGGGGATGATAGGCCTCGGAATGATGGATTCTTCAGCATAAAGGGCGAAATTGTCGAACGCTCAAGGTAT
This DNA window, taken from bacterium, encodes the following:
- the pgeF gene encoding peptidoglycan editing factor PgeF; the protein is QMHGKRVVRLEDVRGEGVVEADAFITNKPGVVCHVRSADCVPILIADAKGRAIAAVHAGWRGTALNVVAEALKEMTRAYGTDPADCVAAIGPCICGACYEVGREVEEAMAALGLGDSWRAGSNRADLRLANAALLERAGVLRSNIEILKECTRCDTRFASFRRDGGLGRQVNFIAIIND